TTCTCTGGATGAATGCCTGCCACTATTAAAGAAGGGCGGAGAAGCCATCATATTTGCCGGATACAAAAACGATGAGTCAATAGAAATAAACTTAAACTTCATACATTATAAAGAAATCAAGATAAAAGGGTCTTCCGGACATTCTGTAAAAGAGATGAAAAAAGCTGTTGAACTCCTTGAAAAAGGAAAACTCAATCTTCAAAAGATTATCACACATAGATTAAATATTGATGATGTCGTAAAAGGAATTCAAATGAAGGAAAATTTAGTCGGCATCAAACATATAATAACATTTTAATTGAAAGTGCCGCCTTCTTTTTTCCAGAACCTACACTTAAAGGAGATACTATGAAAATCAAAAGCATTGTTATATTCATTTTTGCCTTCATTTTACTTTCCACTATAGCATTTGCTGATAAAAATTCCCATCGAAAGGAAGCTGAAGAATTACTCCTTACTATGAAAACAGACAAGACATTCAATTTTTTATTTGAGCAGCAGAAAAAAATGATGAAGGAAACTTTGAAAAATATGGGAATAAATGGAGAAAATCCTCTTATGGAAAAATATATAACAAAGATGATTGATTTATTTAAAAAAGAAATTGGCTGGAATAAAATGAAGGAAGACTATATTGACATATACACTGATACATTTAGTGAAGATGAATTAAAAGAGATTACGAAATTTTATAAAAGCCCTGTAGGGAGTAAATTCATTGAAAAAATGCCCATTCTTATGCAGAAAACAATGGCTGTTTCACAAAAAAAATTGCCGCAAATAGTTGTTGAAATAAAAAAAATAGAGTCTGAACTAATTCAAGAATTGAAGGAAGAATTAAAAAGACAAGAAATACAAAAGGAAAAGAAGGTAGAATCTTTATAAGAAAAGAAGCTAAACATTTCTATCTCAAATCTGATTCTTAATGCAATATTATGAATGCTTCATTAAAAGAGCATAAATCCTATAATAAAACAACAAACCTTCTTACACTTTTTTTTCTTAGCGCTCTTTTCCTAACAATTAGAACAATTTTTCTTCTCTCGGCTTTTTATTTCATCAGCAATCATGAAGAGCTTTATAACGGCACTCTCGCTCACGACTTTCTTCAAAATCCTTCTCTTTTTATTAAAAATCCTAATTTGGCTTTCTGCTATCAATAT
This DNA window, taken from Candidatus Schekmanbacteria bacterium, encodes the following:
- a CDS encoding DUF2059 domain-containing protein translates to MKIKSIVIFIFAFILLSTIAFADKNSHRKEAEELLLTMKTDKTFNFLFEQQKKMMKETLKNMGINGENPLMEKYITKMIDLFKKEIGWNKMKEDYIDIYTDTFSEDELKEITKFYKSPVGSKFIEKMPILMQKTMAVSQKKLPQIVVEIKKIESELIQELKEELKRQEIQKEKKVESL